Proteins from a genomic interval of Thermodesulfobacteriota bacterium:
- the ispH gene encoding 4-hydroxy-3-methylbut-2-enyl diphosphate reductase, producing the protein MEIVVAKSAGFCFGVKRAMNMASTCSDKAAGEIYTLGPIIHNPQVVKRLEEESRIFSRESVDEIESGTVIVRSHGVRLEEFETAEKKGINIVDATCPFVKKTQEMVALLKKEGYAVVVVGDKEHPEVRGIVSYGGSDITVVNSSEEVADMPRRKKIGIVAQTTQSIDKLEDIVSACLHKASEIKVFNTICNATSVRQKESMDLAGTVDCMIVVGGKNSANTRRLAEICRAIKPATYHIEVADELDEGWIKGASRVGITAGASTPDWIIGEVVARVGALAEPPGPKNL; encoded by the coding sequence TTGGAGATAGTAGTAGCTAAGTCGGCCGGTTTCTGTTTCGGCGTTAAGAGGGCCATGAACATGGCCTCCACGTGCAGCGATAAGGCCGCCGGGGAGATATACACGCTCGGCCCCATCATCCACAACCCCCAGGTGGTAAAGCGGCTCGAGGAGGAGTCCCGCATCTTCTCCCGGGAGAGCGTGGACGAGATCGAAAGCGGCACCGTTATAGTGCGCTCCCACGGCGTGAGGCTCGAGGAGTTCGAGACCGCCGAGAAGAAGGGGATCAATATCGTGGACGCCACCTGCCCCTTCGTCAAAAAGACCCAGGAGATGGTCGCCCTCCTCAAAAAGGAAGGTTACGCGGTCGTGGTGGTGGGTGATAAGGAACACCCCGAGGTGCGGGGTATCGTGAGCTACGGTGGTTCCGACATAACGGTCGTCAACTCCTCCGAGGAGGTCGCGGACATGCCCCGGAGGAAGAAGATAGGCATTGTGGCCCAGACCACCCAGTCCATAGACAAGCTCGAGGACATCGTCAGCGCCTGCCTCCACAAGGCCTCGGAGATCAAGGTGTTCAATACCATATGCAACGCCACGAGCGTAAGGCAGAAGGAGAGCATGGACCTGGCCGGGACGGTGGACTGCATGATAGTGGTGGGCGGCAAAAACAGCGCCAACACCCGGAGGCTCGCGGAGATATGCCGCGCCATCAAGCCCGCGACCTATCACATAGAGGTAGCCGACGAGCTCGACGAGGGGTGGATCAAGGGGGCCTCAAGGGTGGGTATAACCGCCGGCGCCTCGACACCCGACTGGATAATAGGGGAGGTCGTCGCCAGGGTGGGCGCACTGGCCGAACCGCCGGGGCCAAAAAACCTATAG
- a CDS encoding HIT domain-containing protein, with protein MERLWAPWRIEYILEDKNGDCVFCVAGKTEGETDDGLLLFSSTLSTVLLNKYPYNNGHLLISPKRHVADLEKLSGEELADLTKLIVHSTAAIKKTLNAEGFNVGLNLGKAGGAGIGDHLHWHVVPRWTGDANFMPVLSETKVLPEHLSETRAKLKPCFEEKEEGKEKIGSKESGV; from the coding sequence ATGGAACGACTCTGGGCCCCGTGGCGCATCGAATATATCCTGGAAGATAAAAACGGAGATTGCGTATTCTGCGTCGCCGGGAAAACGGAGGGGGAGACGGACGACGGCCTTCTTCTCTTCAGCAGCACCCTCTCAACCGTACTCCTGAATAAATACCCCTACAATAACGGTCACCTCCTCATCTCACCGAAGCGGCACGTGGCCGACCTCGAAAAGCTCTCCGGGGAGGAACTGGCCGACCTCACAAAGCTCATCGTCCACTCCACCGCAGCCATAAAAAAGACGCTTAACGCCGAAGGGTTCAACGTAGGGCTGAACCTTGGTAAGGCCGGGGGCGCCGGCATAGGGGACCACCTGCACTGGCACGTCGTGCCGCGCTGGACGGGAGACGCGAACTTCATGCCGGTCCTATCCGAAACCAAGGTCCTGCCCGAACACCTCTCCGAAACCCGCGCGAAACTGAAACCCTGCTTTGAGGAAAAGGAAGAGGGAAAGGAAAAAATTGGTAGCAAAGAGTCTGGTGTGTGA
- a CDS encoding 30S ribosomal protein S1: MEDKPQLHNEEAETDFEKLFEGSVRQIRSGELVRGTVVQISGDAVIVDIGYKSEGNVPIDEFLDEEGKPSVSVGDPVAVVVEGMQDRDGYVVLSKKRAAQMEVWEDIVESCEKGTNLEGEIISRVKGGFHADIKGVVAFLPSSQVDLKPTRFPDKLIGERFEFRVLKYNKRKNNVIVSRRVILEKEREGLREKTLENLEEGAIVEGMVKNITDYGAFVDLGGIDGLVHLTDLSWGKVNHPSRILTVGDTINVKVLKFNKEEGKISLGLKQTLPDPWETAGEKYSPGSRVSGSVTNLTDYGAFVELEAGLEGLVHISEMSWTKLRHPSQKLKVGDRLEVMVLDVDPGARRISLGLKQIEPNPWDELEERYPAGSKVTGVVKNLTDFGMFVGVEEGVDGLVHISDLSWKKVKHPSDLFSKGQEVEATVLNVDKAAQKFSLSTKLLEKNPWDGVEERYKPGVIVEGTVTGIADFGAFVEMEEGLEGLVHVSDLNRGKKRGLEIGPGDLVEVEVLNVDPQEKKIGLSIRSIMKAMEKSEAPEETAPEAAPEEKAAVAEPTEETAPEEQSPEGETGEDEAGEEKAEGEKAGEEKPGEEKEG, from the coding sequence ATGGAGGATAAGCCTCAACTTCACAACGAAGAGGCCGAGACGGACTTCGAAAAACTTTTCGAGGGGAGCGTACGGCAGATCCGGTCGGGCGAATTGGTACGCGGGACGGTGGTTCAGATCTCAGGGGACGCGGTCATTGTCGACATAGGCTACAAGTCCGAGGGGAACGTCCCTATTGACGAGTTCCTCGACGAGGAAGGCAAGCCCTCGGTCAGCGTGGGGGACCCTGTAGCGGTAGTCGTCGAGGGGATGCAGGACAGGGACGGCTACGTGGTACTCTCGAAGAAAAGGGCCGCCCAGATGGAGGTCTGGGAGGATATCGTCGAGTCGTGTGAGAAGGGGACAAACCTGGAAGGGGAAATTATCAGCAGGGTAAAGGGCGGGTTCCATGCGGATATAAAAGGTGTAGTGGCCTTCCTGCCGAGCTCCCAGGTGGACCTTAAGCCGACCAGGTTCCCGGATAAGCTCATAGGCGAGCGCTTCGAGTTCAGGGTGCTTAAGTACAACAAGCGCAAGAACAACGTAATAGTCTCAAGGCGCGTGATACTCGAGAAGGAGCGGGAGGGGCTCAGGGAAAAGACCCTCGAAAACCTTGAAGAGGGCGCCATAGTAGAGGGGATGGTAAAGAACATCACCGACTACGGCGCGTTCGTGGACCTCGGCGGCATAGACGGCCTCGTCCACCTGACCGACCTTTCCTGGGGCAAGGTAAACCACCCCTCCCGGATACTGACGGTCGGCGACACGATAAATGTAAAGGTACTCAAGTTCAACAAAGAGGAGGGTAAGATATCGCTCGGTCTTAAACAAACCCTCCCCGACCCGTGGGAGACCGCCGGAGAGAAGTACTCCCCCGGCTCCAGGGTCTCCGGCAGCGTTACGAACCTTACCGATTACGGCGCCTTCGTGGAGCTCGAAGCCGGGCTCGAGGGGCTGGTACACATTTCCGAGATGTCCTGGACCAAACTGCGCCACCCCTCACAGAAGCTGAAGGTAGGGGACCGGTTGGAGGTAATGGTCCTTGACGTCGACCCGGGCGCAAGGAGGATATCGCTCGGCCTGAAGCAGATAGAGCCCAACCCATGGGATGAACTGGAGGAGCGCTATCCCGCGGGAAGCAAGGTCACCGGGGTGGTCAAGAACCTCACGGACTTCGGCATGTTCGTCGGGGTCGAAGAGGGGGTAGACGGGCTGGTCCACATTTCCGACCTCTCCTGGAAGAAGGTAAAGCACCCCTCGGACCTCTTCTCAAAGGGCCAGGAGGTCGAGGCGACCGTCTTGAACGTGGACAAAGCGGCCCAAAAATTCTCGCTCAGTACGAAGCTTCTCGAAAAGAACCCCTGGGACGGCGTGGAGGAGCGTTATAAGCCCGGGGTAATAGTCGAGGGCACGGTTACCGGGATAGCGGACTTCGGGGCCTTCGTCGAGATGGAGGAGGGGCTCGAGGGGCTCGTGCACGTCTCGGACTTGAACAGGGGCAAAAAAAGAGGCCTTGAGATAGGCCCCGGCGACCTGGTGGAAGTAGAAGTCCTGAACGTCGACCCGCAGGAGAAAAAAATAGGGCTCAGCATAAGGAGCATTATGAAGGCCATGGAGAAGAGCGAGGCTCCGGAGGAGACAGCCCCGGAGGCCGCCCCGGAGGAAAAAGCCGCCGTGGCCGAACCGACCGAAGAGACAGCCCCGGAGGAGCAGAGCCCCGAAGGTGAGACCGGAGAAGACGAGGCCGGGGAAGAAAAAGCCGAAGGGGAGAAAGCCGGAGAGGAAAAACCCGGAGAGGAAAAAGAAGGGTAG
- the cmk gene encoding (d)CMP kinase, which yields MSGEGVKTRGPVIAIDGPSGVGKTTVSKLVAGKLGFSYVDTGAMYRAVAVGAVEAGVDIESDEALREFCKGADIRFENGNEKIFFGGEDYTRKIREPSAGAAASRVSPMKPVREFLVGLQRGLGAGGNVVMEGRDIGTVVFPDADVKIYLDAAEDVRAGRRHRELEEASTLRGSDIEEVKKAVGERDMRDSRRENSPLKKAEDAVLIDTGGMKAEEVAARILAVVKERLDVGDSSS from the coding sequence GTGAGCGGGGAGGGGGTTAAAACGCGGGGACCGGTAATCGCGATAGACGGCCCTTCCGGGGTCGGGAAGACGACCGTATCCAAACTTGTCGCCGGGAAGCTCGGTTTTAGCTACGTTGACACCGGGGCCATGTACAGGGCCGTTGCAGTCGGCGCGGTCGAGGCGGGCGTGGACATAGAGAGTGACGAGGCGCTTCGGGAGTTCTGTAAAGGGGCGGATATACGTTTCGAAAACGGCAACGAAAAAATATTTTTTGGCGGCGAAGACTATACCCGGAAGATACGCGAGCCGTCGGCCGGGGCCGCGGCCTCCAGGGTCTCACCCATGAAGCCGGTGAGGGAGTTCCTCGTCGGCCTTCAGAGAGGGCTCGGGGCCGGGGGGAACGTGGTGATGGAGGGGCGCGACATAGGGACCGTCGTCTTCCCGGACGCCGACGTCAAGATATACCTCGATGCCGCCGAAGACGTAAGGGCCGGAAGGAGACACCGCGAGCTGGAAGAGGCCAGCACGCTCCGGGGTTCCGACATAGAAGAGGTAAAGAAAGCGGTCGGCGAGAGGGACATGCGCGACTCGCGGAGGGAGAACTCGCCGCTTAAAAAGGCCGAAGATGCGGTCCTTATCGATACGGGCGGCATGAAGGCGGAGGAAGTCGCGGCAAGGATACTCGCCGTAGTAAAGGAGAGGTTGGACGTTGGAGATAGTAGTAGCTAA
- the aroA gene encoding 3-phosphoshikimate 1-carboxyvinyltransferase yields the protein MGNNTTAAEYSVIVPPANGILDEVVVPGDKSISHRAVILGSIAEGTTNVFNFLEGEDNLSTIGAFRSMGVEIEVEGHDQRSISKPGRVTIKGVGLHGLKEPGSVIDAGNSGTTARLLLGLLSAQNFSSVITGDDSLRKRPMKRVVEPLKIMGASITGGGGGEYLPLDITGSPLKGISYASPVASAQVKSALLLAGLYGEGETVVEEPGKSRDHTERMLKLFGADVRTEGTRTGISKATSLKGCNISVPGDISSAAFLMAGALVTQGSEIIIKRVGVNPTRTGIIEVLRKMGATVELLHPDEISGEPVANILVRSSPLTGVEVSGEELLRAIDEFPVICALAAFAEGTTTITGAAELRVKESDRISAMAGALSAVGVKVEELPDGIKIKGMGGKVLGGTVESRGDHRVAMAMSVVGLGSIEGVTIAGAGCVDVSFPGFFDLLGEVARR from the coding sequence ATGGGGAACAACACCACCGCAGCCGAATATTCCGTAATCGTCCCTCCCGCTAACGGGATACTGGACGAGGTCGTCGTGCCCGGCGACAAGTCCATATCCCACAGGGCGGTCATACTGGGCTCGATAGCCGAGGGGACCACCAACGTCTTTAACTTCCTCGAAGGCGAGGACAACCTGAGTACGATAGGCGCGTTCCGCTCCATGGGGGTGGAGATCGAGGTCGAGGGGCATGACCAGCGGAGCATAAGCAAGCCCGGGCGGGTTACGATAAAGGGAGTCGGACTCCACGGGCTCAAAGAACCAGGCAGCGTAATAGACGCGGGCAACTCCGGCACCACGGCGAGGCTCCTCCTCGGGCTCCTCTCCGCCCAGAACTTCTCGTCAGTCATAACCGGTGACGACTCCTTACGGAAGAGGCCCATGAAGAGGGTCGTCGAGCCGTTAAAGATAATGGGCGCCTCCATAACCGGCGGTGGCGGAGGAGAGTACCTCCCGCTCGATATAACCGGGTCGCCGCTTAAGGGGATAAGCTATGCGAGCCCCGTGGCGAGCGCCCAGGTAAAATCCGCACTGCTGCTCGCCGGCCTCTACGGCGAGGGGGAGACGGTCGTGGAGGAGCCGGGGAAGAGCAGGGACCACACCGAGCGCATGCTGAAACTCTTCGGGGCCGATGTCAGGACCGAAGGCACCAGGACCGGGATAAGCAAGGCGACCTCCCTCAAGGGCTGCAATATATCCGTACCGGGCGACATCTCTTCGGCGGCATTCCTCATGGCCGGGGCGCTCGTAACGCAGGGCTCGGAGATTATCATAAAAAGGGTCGGTGTAAACCCGACGAGGACCGGCATTATCGAAGTACTAAGGAAGATGGGGGCCACAGTGGAGTTGCTGCACCCGGATGAGATTTCCGGCGAGCCTGTAGCCAATATACTCGTAAGGAGCTCACCCCTCACGGGTGTGGAGGTAAGCGGGGAGGAACTCCTCAGGGCCATAGACGAGTTCCCGGTAATCTGCGCGCTCGCGGCCTTTGCCGAAGGGACCACCACGATAACCGGGGCCGCCGAGCTCCGGGTAAAGGAGAGCGACAGGATAAGCGCCATGGCCGGGGCCTTAAGCGCGGTGGGGGTCAAGGTGGAAGAGCTTCCGGACGGCATCAAGATCAAAGGCATGGGTGGTAAGGTGCTGGGCGGGACGGTCGAGAGCCGCGGCGACCACCGGGTGGCCATGGCCATGTCGGTCGTGGGGCTCGGCTCCATTGAAGGCGTTACCATCGCGGGGGCGGGCTGCGTGGACGTGTCCTTCCCAGGCTTCTTCGACCTCCTCGGCGAGGTGGCACGGCGGTGA
- the sppA gene encoding signal peptide peptidase SppA: MENSGKKFGWVKRLVMAAGVFFLTVTALSIILALFSGNSALAFGDKVAVVTINGIITDSEDINYWLREFGERDDVKAVVLRIDSPGGGVGPSQEIHREVKRLKGSKKVVTSMGGLAASGGYYIASASDIIVANPGTITGSIGVIIEFINMEGLFEKIGLKGSVIKSGKYKDTGSPLRELTGEEEKLLQDVIDDVHRQFVEAVAEGRNLSLEEVRAIADGRILSGAQARELGLVDRLGGLEDAIAAGAELAGLEEKPPVIYSRDRGGAFDSIFNGSIGSSLTDLWTGMRVMYLLPGTPGTLR, encoded by the coding sequence ATGGAGAACTCCGGTAAGAAGTTCGGCTGGGTTAAGAGGCTCGTCATGGCCGCCGGGGTTTTCTTCCTGACAGTAACGGCCCTTTCCATAATACTCGCGCTTTTCTCGGGAAACTCCGCATTGGCTTTCGGGGACAAGGTCGCCGTCGTTACCATAAACGGCATCATAACCGACTCGGAAGATATAAACTACTGGCTCAGGGAGTTCGGAGAAAGGGACGACGTAAAGGCGGTCGTCTTGAGGATAGATTCCCCGGGCGGGGGAGTGGGGCCCTCTCAGGAGATACACCGGGAGGTGAAGAGGCTCAAAGGGTCGAAAAAAGTCGTTACCTCGATGGGAGGGCTGGCGGCCTCCGGCGGCTACTATATAGCCTCGGCGAGCGACATAATAGTGGCCAACCCCGGTACCATCACGGGCAGCATAGGCGTTATAATAGAGTTCATCAACATGGAGGGACTCTTCGAGAAGATCGGCCTTAAAGGTTCGGTAATAAAGAGCGGCAAGTACAAGGACACCGGCTCACCGTTGCGCGAGCTTACCGGAGAGGAAGAGAAACTCCTCCAGGACGTTATAGACGACGTCCACCGCCAGTTCGTGGAAGCGGTGGCCGAGGGACGCAACCTCTCGCTGGAAGAGGTCAGGGCCATCGCCGACGGCCGGATACTCTCCGGGGCGCAGGCCAGGGAGCTGGGCCTCGTTGACCGGCTCGGGGGGTTGGAGGACGCCATAGCGGCGGGCGCGGAGCTTGCGGGGCTGGAGGAAAAACCGCCGGTTATATATTCGAGGGACCGGGGGGGGGCTTTCGACTCAATCTTCAACGGCTCCATAGGCAGCTCTTTAACCGACCTGTGGACCGGGATGCGCGTAATGTATCTTCTGCCCGGCACGCCCGGCACACTAAGGTAA
- a CDS encoding integration host factor subunit beta: MTRSELIEAVVSKVSNFTKKDIELIVETTFNSMAESLTRGEKIEIRGFGSFKVKERDGRQGRNPKSGEGIYIEAKKVPFFKAGKELKERVNRL; this comes from the coding sequence ATGACGAGAAGCGAACTGATTGAGGCCGTGGTCTCGAAAGTATCCAACTTCACCAAGAAGGACATCGAGCTCATCGTGGAAACCACGTTCAACAGCATGGCCGAGAGCCTGACCCGTGGGGAGAAGATAGAGATACGCGGCTTCGGGAGCTTTAAGGTCAAGGAGAGGGACGGCCGCCAGGGACGGAACCCCAAGTCAGGCGAGGGCATATACATCGAGGCCAAGAAGGTGCCTTTCTTCAAGGCCGGCAAAGAGCTCAAGGAAAGGGTTAACAGGTTATAG